attctttcatttcatttcagtgatCTTTCTTCAGTCCACCCTGCTTTCAGACATCAATTAAAAGAACAAATTACAGTGATCATCTTTCTGATGACTTGTTCCTCGATCATATCATGGCTCTGTATCACATTTTATTAACCTGCTAACTAACAGGGAAACAACAGGCATAAAAAAGATCACAATTATACCTTGAAGAGGGCTCCACTGCCTCCACTCCCATCAGACCCAAACAAGTCCTGTCTCCCCCCCAGCTTTCTTGCAGAGTCTGGGGTGGAATGTGGACTGAAGCCTGCACCCACTGATAAACCAGATCCTGAACCAGCATCTACATGTCCCTCACTCCCACTGTCTGAGAGGCTCCTATGAAAACTGGATCTCCGGGACTTCTCCCCGAACCGGCTGCGGCCTCTGGGCCCTGATGAGGAGCCTTTAACTGCTCCGGCTAGCTTGCTGAAGATGGGGGAAGAAGAGGCCAGACTGTCCAGGCGGTCACGGGCTGTGGCAGCAGGGAGGAACCAGTCAGCGCAGGACAGGCAGGGAGCTGGCGGAGTATTCAGACGCTCCTCGATACCTGCTTCCAACATCTCCAACTGCAGCAGGGTGGCTTTCACCTGAAGCCGGGACAGAAGAGCTTTACCTCATATTGTACAGATCAACAGGTGTGGTTTTTGTTCTCTTGGTTTCAAAAGTAATTCAAATTGTACACAAATGAAGTAGAACATAGTTTTGGgtcatgtagaaaaaaaaaaaaaaaaaaaagattatgataggaattttaaaaataggTTGAATAAGGTTCACCTGATCCACGTAAACACAATCAGGTCCTGGAGAACCCAGAGCTGGTGAAGCACATCCTCCTGCTTCTAACAGCACACACTGCATGAAGTGCCTCTGAAGAGAAGAGGAGCACcaatacaaaaatataacatttaggagaataaaagtaatttttcaGATGAAGTCGCAGtatcatttttaacattttgcaaGCCCTCACATGATTAACTCCACAATCAATTCTTCAGTGACATCAACACTTCAGGCATGCTGTTTGTGAAGAGGACTGATGAGACAAATCAAGTCTAATAAGCATCACCAGTTATTTCTCCTTACCAGCCCCACTATGAGGAGGAAGTGTCGTCCCAGTGGCTGGCTGTAGCCGggtgctgtgctgctgctatCGTTAGCTCTCTGCTGGGGAAACACCTCCCTCCAGATGACCAGCTGACCCACACGCTGCTCCGACGCCAGCGGCAGCAGGCAGTAGTGCTGGCAGTACAGGCACACGTCCAGCAGATCCTCTTTAGGCAGATGGTTGGCGATCAGGTAGGACTGAGAGGAGGACAGTGTGGAGATGACTCAGGGCCAACAAATTTCAAAGAACATGAATTTGATCGAGCTTAATAAATAGCCAGAATTCTATAAATGTGAAATCCAAAAAGTCAGAGTTTTACCTTTTTGTCACTATGAGTAATCTGACCTGTACTAAGTTCAAAATATTGTGGACTGTGGGTCTGCaataaaattattcattcattcaaacattttttcaaaGTTTTCCTAAAGATCCCACCTTATTTCCCCATAAGGTTGTACTTTCTatcatacatacatttatttctatatcagaaaattactttttgtttttagatgatttttatttctccacATATTATGTACTGACTTTTTTATAATGCAGTAATTTAGCACAAAACCCTGCAAAAACAGGTTAATTACATACTTTTACTTTAGCAAAGGAGGAAACAGTGTACTCCTCATGTCTACCTTCTCATTTTCCTCCTTAGTTAATATTTAACCAGGGTAATTTCTCACACAGTCAGGGAGCAGACTCATCCTATTGtcttctgtgaaaaaagctaATCTTTTGTATACAGTCACTGTCTCCTGGGTCTGTCAATGCTGCCATTTAAGTCTAGCTGTCTAGACGGTGGAGGAACCATCAGGAGAGGATATAAATATTATTAGGCTGGTGCTGCtgtaacgtgtgtgtgtgtgtgtgtgtgtttgttgtgactGTGACACCCACCTTGTAGAACAAACAAGAGCCAAGAACTACATACAGACGCCTCAGGCCAAAAAAGTCCTcagactgtttaaaaaaaacaaaaaaacaaacaaacaaaaaaaaaagttcagaagCACAGTCTGTGAAAATCGCAACCATTTATCCACAAAAGGTGGCAAAATTTAAACGCACAGCAGTACAGGAAACCTTAGAGCTTTAGGTTGGTTTTGtttgctgtaaaagttaataatggatattttttttacagtctcACCATTTCTCCAAAATCAGAAGACTCAAAATCAGAGAGAACAGTATCCACCTCTATCTGTGaatagaaaaaacacagatacagtTTTAATAGCCTTAAATATTCGCATggtcaaagtattattttaCGCCCAATTTAATGGATGTAGTTTTATCTACATTCTTTGCTCCTGCATTGATCCATGATCCTCATGGATGTTGTTAAATTGTAATCTAATTTTTATTTAGCACGTCTGAGTCTCATTTTTGAAATACGACAGTAGAGGGCATCAAGAGTTAGTCTCCAGGCATAACTTAGCAATACAGTATGAGAAAGAATAGCAgtaattactgtatttattacTGCCTCATGATAACATTAGCTCCTATAATCTTCTCACAGACTCCATGTGCACACAAAGAAATATACCTTGATTTCTGGAGGCAACGTAAGCCATCGGACCGCCGGCAATCCGTCGAGAAAAAGGGTCCCTGAGACGTCGGTGGCAGGAGCCGAGGAGCCGTCCCTCAGGCGAGACGGCTGGATGAGCTGCtggaagaagagacagaagaaatgGTCCAACCTGGGAGCATGGTCCACCTTACAGAAAGCACTGTTGGTGAGAAGTCAAATAATGAGTTACAAAATAACACATGAGTCATTTATAGAActagaaaaatgaaagaaaaaggaaaagaggagaAGTGAGCAGCATTTTTGATTAAGCATAAAAAACAACAGCCATAAAAAAGACCAACCAACCTGTCTAAAGACCCGTACATCACTTTTAGTGTCCGGACTACGTCTCCCAACACTGTCTGCAGATACAGCAGTGGAACCCTGGAGTGAAAGTGAAACACGTCAAACAGAGACCTCGATAAACCTCAATTCCAGCAGAGTCCTTATCAAATATTTGGATTAATGGCTGGGAGCCATCATGGAAAAACATGTTAGAAACTTTACACATGGGTGTTCCTCAAGAATCAATCCATTATCCTTAGTGCATGAATTAGCTGAGATGATGATGAATTGGGTCAGTCGGGTTTCTGAAAAGGTGGCTAATATGAGTCACTGCAAGAACCATTTTATAAGCACTCGCTCCCTAAGACACAGTATTGCTTGTTTCCCTATTCATCCTGCCAACAAAGGACCAGAAAAAGCACATGTGCAAGttgaaactgagaaaaataGATGGCTTTTTTCAATTGTTTTTACAGATCtctcttttaaatgtttctcttcTCCAAAAATACCACACCAGGATCAGTGCTCTGAGTTTTGTCCTAAGAATTTGGGATCTGATCTTTTATATCTACCATATGGAATCAACTCCTGCCATGGACTATCAACACAGTGTGTTGGGTGAGTGCCTGTACTTGATCTCTTTGCTGTCGGTTTCTCAGCTGCAGTTCAAATGAAATGTGGTGCAGCTATCTCAACAGTGTAATAATCTGTGTGCAGCgcgtcagtgtgtgtttggtgccGACTCCCCCTACCTCTCAGCAGGAAGACCAATGACCAGCAGGTTGCTGCTTTCCTTCCAGTAGCCCACATGGACCAGATGTTTCCCGAGCAGCAGAGACGAactgatggagaaaaaaaaaactgattaataACAGAAGGCCAATGTCAAAGGACAAGTGTCAAATAGAACATAAGAGAGGGCAAAGTTAACATGAATGCAATGTAACtcagacatttttaacatcCAGTAGTCCCACCAGTTGCCCAGATGTTTTTCCAGATCACTCTTGTGAAGAACATTTATTGTAAAGTTAGAAATTACGTCTTATTATGATTTTTATATAAAGCACAGCTGTAAAAAGAaggtttatttgcatttacatcATATCTACCTTGTGTGCCAGTTTGATCTTAAAGAcaaattttcagtttatttttcaaaagcacGGGGTAATCAGAAGTGAAAAATGGATCAACAACAAACAGTACTATGTGtgaaaacgtttttttttttttctgcactgctTTCCCATACCTGATAATCCTCCCTCCTGTGACATTCTCCAACATGTCACACAAAGTGAGGAAGATCCCTCTCACCCCTTTCAGCTGGCTGGATGCTTCAGACACTGGGTACTGGTACAAGATCTCctcctgcagacacaaacaccacCACAGCATAACTTTGGAATATGTAGTTTAAGTATATGTGGTGCAAATTGTACATGCACCAGAGGGACACATCTCTGGTTAGCTAGCCTATcaacagtaaaatgtcagataaaaatgtgaaatatctgTCGCTGTATTCCGCAGCCACCAAAATGTCTGTTTCCTCTAAATTATAGACAGCAGAGAAGAATGAACAACCGCTGGATGACTGTTCGGTCACCACAATGTGTGCTTTGTTGCAGTTTTAGTGTCGACTCATCTTAACTTGAAATCCACCtttaaagagacaaaaatgtcactttaaagATGGATGTCATTAAAATCTTTAACATGTTCCAGAGTAAAGGAAAGCAAAATCAGAAAATACAGGAAATCGACTAAAGCTTAGGGAACCTTTCATCTGCCCTTTGGGAAACAGCTGCACACAGTTCATTTTTAACTGGTTTTGAACAAATTATATCAGGATTTCTGTATTTATCCCTTGATGTAGTACAAACTCCTATTTCTGCAATCTGAAAATCTGCAGGGAAATGTTGCAGAAAAAACACTTTGCACAacctgcagagaagaaaagaaaatgtgctcTGGGAAGAATCATTCATTGTTGTTATATTAGTATTCCTCCCAGCATGCAGGCAACTTTGAGGGTGGATAAGAGCAAAGCTGCTGAGAGGATCAGAGGATGGATGAGTGGGTGAGGGGATAAAAACCCTCACTGAACTGCCCCTTCCAGCCTTGGCAACCAGAACAAAGACACAACCAACTGCCTATAGAATACATTCACTTTAGGCTCAAACTCATGCACAGAGAGTCTGCTAAAAGTCTGTGAGTGATGAGGAAACCAACCAAACCTTCAGCAAACCCTTCAGCTACAGCTTATCTCCACAGCCAGACACAAAAATTCTCACATCACCAAATCATCACAGCTAAAActcaaaaatgccaaaaatgctCAGCTTCAACAGTTTCTGCTACTCTGCAATCAAAGGAGCCAAAATCACAGTTTAAGTGGTTCTTTCACAGCACTATCATTTAGAAAATCAACCGCAGGCTCGAGGCAACCAGCAGTCTCTATCTCCAGTGCTGTTCATGTCAAGCTCTCACTAGTCgatacacaaaaaaacataaacctgcCATTAGTCGTAAACAGGCAAAATGTGATTACGATGTAGAAGATGATGGTCAGCAGATGagtgtctttttcttcttggaGCAAGACAACAAACTGTCATTAACACTTTAGAGAAGCAAGCTGTTTCACAGCTTACAGGATATAAAACAGGGCCCTGTGCATGGATCCAAATAAATAAGAGAAATatgttattttgtatttcacCTCCTACACTTCACACAAAAGTTCCTGTCTGGATTCACCCTTGAGAGAATAAAGTTCACAGCATTAAAATAACAGATCATTTACTGACAAGAGCTGTGCTCAGGGCAGAGTCTCAGCTTCTCTCATTTCACTCCCTTttggttctgtttcctgttaGTAGCACCCGCAGGCGCTGGACGCTGTCCAGAGTAGTAGTCTTCTGAAGGGAAATTTAGCGAACACTTTCCAATCCTAGATTTGGGATTTCCTACATAACTACGGTCACTTTTAACACTCAATTGTCAGGATAAAGCTCCTAAAAGTGAAGATGATTAAATTaatctgttcagtgttttaaatgcaaTGTCATAAGACTGTCCAGATATTGTTTCATCATTCTCTGTGCTAAAATGTGAATGACCTATAAATGTCTCACCATACATCTTATAGAAACTCACTTCCTCCTGCGGCGTAGCTGAGTCCAGTTTAAGTGACAGGTACATGACAATATGTGGGATGTGTCTTATTGACATCTGGAGCTCTGCCATGTCCTCCCCCCACAGCAGACGCACCAGCTGGCTGACGGGTGGACAGGCTTTCGTCTTGAGGATTGATGAACTTTCTCCGGCACTGCTGCCATCCACCGAAGCCACCGTCTCCAAAGTTAACCTCACCTTGAAGAGGTGGCAAGAaaggagagggggaaaaaagagaaaatagtgAAGAGACAGTTTGGAAAATCCTGTAATGgaacaaaatatcaaaaataagaggaaaggaaggagaaTAATTTGCCAACCAGTCCTTCTCAGGGGCTCATTcttttctaaaaaacaaaacaaaaaatctgtGTGTCACAATGGCTCTGCAGGATTATACTTGGCAAgggattttaaaaatgcttgtgtgtctgttttaggAAAATtgagttgtgtatgtgtgctgcgcctcaaaaagtgagaaaaacatcAATCACTGCACATTCACTCAgggaaaaggcagaaaagtgAAAAGCAGGATGGCAATTGTCAGAAGGAAAGTGACACCATAACCGCAGCATAACAAATAGCAgggatctgtgtgtgtttgtctgagtgtgtttgacTAAATTAAAACCAGACCAGTGCGAGCCTGAGAAACAGTGGCAGGACAACAGAGCGCCTATCTTCGTTcatgcagtatttttttctccctttccaTACACCGCGCTCTATTTTACATTGTCATTCAGTGCAAGTCACaatggaaacagaaacagagctgCATGGAAATCCAACAAGCACGCACACGCATGGAAACACATGCAGTCAAGATGCACTGATGAACACTGTGGCATCTCAGTTAAAACAGCCTCATCATGCAACATTCAAGTATTAAAGTTAGTGAACATGGACTTTATAGTCAACACTGGACCACTGATTTGTATTTAACTTTGTCCAAACTTCAAACCATCTAAATGACTAAGATGAACtttaacaaacacactgtgcaaaAATTACCTTAAACATTATTTGATGTTACCCTTATTTCTTATTTGTACATATGAACATACTGAAGGTACATTCAGTGCTTTATACACTGTTCACAGTgttgatgaaaacacacatctgaTTAAAAGACAGTTCTAACAAAGAAAGGCTTCATTCACAAACATGCCAGGGTGGCATAGCCTTTCACACATTGTGTTGACTCTGGGCTGAAACCTGTCAGCACTAGAGAGGCCGTCTATGGAGCTAAGCTGATATTAATTCAAGTAAATCAGAACCAAGGTCCAGATGTGAGAAAGATCTTAAAGGTTAGCAGTGTAATGAGTGACAAGctgggaaaacaagcagggtagTGGATCTCGAAGACTAGAGTTGGTGACCTCTTTTTGCAagtgtgtaaaatgttatttgttctgccaaaaccacaaaaaaaccAATCATTCCCACAGTGTCCAAACTAAGCCCAGAAAGAGTAGCCAGAAAACCTCAGCGAGACCCtttcctggttaaataaaatgataaggTAATGTGGGGTGGATCCAGAGGTTAGGGCTCATCATTGAACACTTCAAATTCAAATCAGCACTGGTGCCTCTTACAGCATTTTGGTTTTTTATGTAACTCTCATGCAAAGGCAGACAATAGGGCTTATGAGTTTTCTCTCCATAAAAAGGCTCAAATGCACAAAGAATAGTGGAAGCTCTGCAGGGATTTAACCTCAAACCACCACAGACCTTTCATATCCACTTATGAGTTTTAACCACTCCATCTACAATGAACATGTCCCAACTTCATTTTGGTGTTTACTCAAAACACAGAATGCGAAACATGCCATTCACTGAACGCTGCATGACCACTTACATTGTTTTACACATAGTTTTTGGATGGGGACTTTGGGTCAGCAACTAACCTAAGAAATCCAGTatatatgtagaaaaaaaacaacaaaaaagatgtTGTGGTCATTACAATGTAAGGGCTGTATTCTTCTCAAGTGCAGACCATATGATGCCTACCAGatatgttaaagaaaaaaaggtcaTATTCCCTGGTCCAAAATGTTCAAACTGTATTTTTCTAATCCAACAATCACTCTCCAAGGCCTGTCAGCACTAACCACAGGCCACCCGCCTCTCCAGCAGGCGCCTACATCTGGGCTCCCAGCCAGTTTAGCCAATTTCAGGGGTATTATTAAAGAAGAGCAGAGCAGTGGTGGAACACCATGTGATTAACCTTTCAATCGGTGACTCAGGCCTGAGTGTGAGGCAAAAATTGTAAAACTGACTTAAAGATACTGTATCTTCAATTCAGACATGAAAACAGGGTAGAAAACTTTCAAACCTCTAAATTTGGGAAATCACTGGGCGAAGAGGCTGAATGGGCTAACTGCGGCACTTTCTCTCATCATAAATAATAAGGATGTGGTTAGACTGGAGTGTGCTCTTACTGGGATTCCAGTCTGCTGATGTCAGTCATTTAGTTCTCGCTCATAgacggacacacacaaacatacacacacgcacatgtaGTATCCACGTTTGGCCAGGGTTAGTACAGGGCACGTCGGACTGGCGATAATACTAATATTTGTTCCTTCAACTGTAATGAGTACTGTCTAGGTCCATAGAAAAAAATACCctgcatctcacacacacataagcccattttcacacaaaacaatTATTCTGTCACAAATATAGCTCTATTTCAAGTTTTTTGAGAGTCATCGCGGTGACTGAGGAAACTTGTACTTTTCCAAAAAAATCTCCCTCGCTCTTTCTCTACAATATAATTTAGTTTCCGACTTCATCTTCTAATCAGCTGAGCTTTCAATCCCACAGCAGCTTCCTGGGGCGCCGAAAAAAAGTCACACCGCAGTCCTGTCTATCCGTCGTGTTCACCATCAACCCTGTGCACACTCTGTCATTTACAAATTCCTACTTTTGATGGGCTGCTCTTTGGTGGAAAAGCATGGTTGAGGCAGAGACTATGGATTTTTAGCTACTGATCAAAGGATCATTTCTCAGTAATTGAGGGGTTTCTAATGTTAAATGACACTGGCACATTTTAGCAGCTTTGAAGAACCAGTTAGTTTCAAAGTCATTTAATGTCTGTATTTACTGTCCAATGTGCCTGACCTAAATTCTACCTCACAGATGTGGAAAGTTACACAAAACAATCACACTGTGGGCTAACAACATAGTGGGATTTAAAACGCTATATAGCCTTTTTTAATATATGACAGTTAAGATCATAGAAGTGGTTGACGTTATTTatctaacaacaacaacaagctgcTCAGTGCATTTAgggatttatttgttttgtggtAGATTAACACTCACTAACCTGTGTTGGACCTGGGATGCAGGACAGAACCCTCTCGATGTTTTCCGAGGTCACGTCCACATCGTCCACAGCGACAAGCACATCCCCTGAACATAGCAAAATATCAGTAGCAGGCATGGGTCATATGGTGAGTGCATTATAATGACAACAATGCATATTATTCAGAGATGCCTGATTCTGACTGATTTGTAATTCAGCTGTATTTTTATAACATCTGACCTGTGGTTGTTCAGCTTATTTGGTCAAAACGCTAATTGCAGTAATTTGATCCACTGTGTTAATGTTGTGCTTTTGATCTGTGCACCGGCCTGTAGCAAACCTAGTAAACAGCTTCACCTGCCTGTGTGCAGGGAGGCACCAACATCTCAGTAACAGAGCTATTTCAGGTATTTAGCCACTCTAATTGTTTAAGCATGTAGCTGTGCCGCATAAAAGCTTCTCTAAACAGTAACTCATGTGGATAGTCATTTGTGGTAAAGCACCACTGGCATTCCTCTGTGTCTGCTAGTAAAAGCTGCCCAGTGATTAGCCTAGATAGAAGAAATCACTTCAGAGATGTCGACCTTTCAAACAGACAGATTATCATTTCTACAGCGCCAGGCCTGCCTTTACACTTTCATTCACGCTACAAAAAAATGTGCTGAATCTGGTCGCTGCTCAGATTCGGCCATAAGCAGCAGCTATTAAGCATCCTGCCCACAGAGATAAATACTAAAATTACATAATGATTTGCATTACTTTGTAGTTGGATTCAATGCACTGAATGAGCATATGCAGAATATAAAAAACTAATACAGGCTTAATCTGAAAACCAGAGCTAGTTCTTGAAGTATATCCCTTCAGAATAATAACAAACCTATTTAGTTACCTTCACAAATCATGGTTAGTCTGCTTTATGTTGCATGTTACACTCATTACTTAGGCTTTCGGcctcatttttctctgtgtgtgtgtgtgtgtgtgtgtgtgtgtgtgtgtgtgtgtggaactAAGACTGTGTTGTAATAATTGCAGTCCGTGCTTTGGCAGTGCATTTGTGCGGTGTGGAAATGAATGAGTCAGTGCTGGTTCATGACTGTGATGACTGTTATTGAAATCATAACCGGTGCATGGCTGCATTTTCCCTGCCCTGAGAGtaatagtttcttttttcaaaagATCAGTCACAAACTACTATTTTTATCCCAATAAAATTTTCCTTTAGAGTTCAAGCTTCTCAGATACACCCCATCATCCAACCAGGAAATTTTTTTAACATAGGATATCCCTTGAGTCCTCCTGCACACTAAAGGATATAGACCATCCCTCATTAAAAACGAGAAGCTTTTGCTCATACCCTTAAACTTCCCACCATCTTCATGTGCCTATTCcaaactgaatataaaataattaccactgatataaaagaaaatgaaattcttACAATCATTTGCAGTTTTGCAGAAGGAATAAAACAGCTAACTGTTGAAATTTTGATCTTACCAATAAGGATTTGGCCACACTTGATGGCTGGGCTGTTGGGTATTAATCCATGAATAGTGAGTCTCTCCTCCTGTCTTGCAGAGTTTCCTTGCCCTCTGTTCCAGCAGGGGTGATGCACCACCCCCAGCAGAGCCTCCAACAGCCCTCCGCTGCCAGAGAGCGGTGTTGAGGAACCTCCAAGACGTTTAGGGTTGAGGTAGACACACACttccttcagctgctgctgctgaaccaTGACACCCTGCCTCTGACCTGGCTGGTTCTTCAGGATGGATGCGGGTGGAGATAAAGTTGAGCTGTCTTTACCCCcatccttccctcctcctcGGCGCTGAGATGGTCGGCGTTTTCTCCTCAGGATCCTGGCTAACCTCTTAAGTGTAGTCTCACCTTTTGTCCTTAAACCAGATTGCTGCTTCTTGTTTTGCTCTGTGATGATCTCTGCCTCCTTTTCGCTAAAGCGAACATGATTAGTGGACACTCCTTGACTGGCACTGTTAGCTTGGGCCAGTGCCACCTCCTCTTCACCTTCACTCAGCTCCAGGTAGAAAAGTTCACCGTTCTTCTGAATGTCATCCAGCCATTCTGGCTCCAAGTCACTGAGAGACAAGAAACAGGGcatggaaaaaatataaaattactcCTATTTACACAGTCACAACACTCATGCCaacaaaattacttttttttaaacaattctAATATTGTAGTATAGAAAGAGAAAGGTAAACTCAAAGGCTAATAATATATGTACAAATCATTATCACATGACTGCCCAAAAGGCTGGGAGTGAAcgccaaatatatatatatatttttttggtcTCT
The window above is part of the Mastacembelus armatus chromosome 18, fMasArm1.2, whole genome shotgun sequence genome. Proteins encoded here:
- the intu gene encoding protein inturned isoform X1, producing METANARQCAGKTLYRRPTGKDGIKDEKGSDCESTSSFRSSDCSDDLEPEWLDDIQKNGELFYLELSEGEEEVALAQANSASQGVSTNHVRFSEKEAEIITEQNKKQQSGLRTKGETTLKRLARILRRKRRPSQRRGGGKDGGKDSSTLSPPASILKNQPGQRQGVMVQQQQLKEVCVYLNPKRLGGSSTPLSGSGGLLEALLGVVHHPCWNRGQGNSARQEERLTIHGLIPNSPAIKCGQILIGDVLVAVDDVDVTSENIERVLSCIPGPTQVRLTLETVASVDGSSAGESSSILKTKACPPVSQLVRLLWGEDMAELQMSIRHIPHIVMYLSLKLDSATPQEEEEILYQYPVSEASSQLKGVRGIFLTLCDMLENVTGGRIISSSLLLGKHLVHVGYWKESSNLLVIGLPAERVPLLYLQTVLGDVVRTLKVMYGSLDSAFCKVDHAPRLDHFFCLFFQQLIQPSRLRDGSSAPATDVSGTLFLDGLPAVRWLTLPPEIKIEVDTVLSDFESSDFGEMSEDFFGLRRLYVVLGSCLFYKSYLIANHLPKEDLLDVCLYCQHYCLLPLASEQRVGQLVIWREVFPQQRANDSSSTAPGYSQPLGRHFLLIVGLRHFMQCVLLEAGGCASPALGSPGPDCVYVDQVKATLLQLEMLEAGIEERLNTPPAPCLSCADWFLPAATARDRLDSLASSSPIFSKLAGAVKGSSSGPRGRSRFGEKSRRSSFHRSLSDSGSEGHVDAGSGSGLSVGAGFSPHSTPDSARKLGGRQDLFGSDGSGGSGALFKITRMKHPNPFHLGTLRKTLTERETEEMYNTMKLTSGAENTLFHYIMMETVQGIFIAPTHREVAQLSGSIHPQLIRNFHHCCLSIRAAFQQNLPARARRPADRPQGGGWGLGPVKEHGVLFQCKPENWTDQKKPAPTMTYWVIGRMLLEPVPQEFYVCFHDSVAEVPVEMAFRLSFGLAL
- the intu gene encoding protein inturned isoform X2, which gives rise to MLVSVRGKLFIGARREKMVSKTRKGVTVNPRRVSGAPTAQSKKIDDLEPEWLDDIQKNGELFYLELSEGEEEVALAQANSASQGVSTNHVRFSEKEAEIITEQNKKQQSGLRTKGETTLKRLARILRRKRRPSQRRGGGKDGGKDSSTLSPPASILKNQPGQRQGVMVQQQQLKEVCVYLNPKRLGGSSTPLSGSGGLLEALLGVVHHPCWNRGQGNSARQEERLTIHGLIPNSPAIKCGQILIGDVLVAVDDVDVTSENIERVLSCIPGPTQVRLTLETVASVDGSSAGESSSILKTKACPPVSQLVRLLWGEDMAELQMSIRHIPHIVMYLSLKLDSATPQEEEEILYQYPVSEASSQLKGVRGIFLTLCDMLENVTGGRIISSSLLLGKHLVHVGYWKESSNLLVIGLPAERVPLLYLQTVLGDVVRTLKVMYGSLDSAFCKVDHAPRLDHFFCLFFQQLIQPSRLRDGSSAPATDVSGTLFLDGLPAVRWLTLPPEIKIEVDTVLSDFESSDFGEMSEDFFGLRRLYVVLGSCLFYKSYLIANHLPKEDLLDVCLYCQHYCLLPLASEQRVGQLVIWREVFPQQRANDSSSTAPGYSQPLGRHFLLIVGLRHFMQCVLLEAGGCASPALGSPGPDCVYVDQVKATLLQLEMLEAGIEERLNTPPAPCLSCADWFLPAATARDRLDSLASSSPIFSKLAGAVKGSSSGPRGRSRFGEKSRRSSFHRSLSDSGSEGHVDAGSGSGLSVGAGFSPHSTPDSARKLGGRQDLFGSDGSGGSGALFKITRMKHPNPFHLGTLRKTLTERETEEMYNTMKLTSGAENTLFHYIMMETVQGIFIAPTHREVAQLSGSIHPQLIRNFHHCCLSIRAAFQQNLPARARRPADRPQGGGWGLGPVKEHGVLFQCKPENWTDQKKPAPTMTYWVIGRMLLEPVPQEFYVCFHDSVAEVPVEMAFRLSFGLAL
- the intu gene encoding protein inturned isoform X3; this encodes MMFNISIDGGSFSKNLEDFDSIRSVLLYSDLEPEWLDDIQKNGELFYLELSEGEEEVALAQANSASQGVSTNHVRFSEKEAEIITEQNKKQQSGLRTKGETTLKRLARILRRKRRPSQRRGGGKDGGKDSSTLSPPASILKNQPGQRQGVMVQQQQLKEVCVYLNPKRLGGSSTPLSGSGGLLEALLGVVHHPCWNRGQGNSARQEERLTIHGLIPNSPAIKCGQILIGDVLVAVDDVDVTSENIERVLSCIPGPTQVRLTLETVASVDGSSAGESSSILKTKACPPVSQLVRLLWGEDMAELQMSIRHIPHIVMYLSLKLDSATPQEEEEILYQYPVSEASSQLKGVRGIFLTLCDMLENVTGGRIISSSLLLGKHLVHVGYWKESSNLLVIGLPAERVPLLYLQTVLGDVVRTLKVMYGSLDSAFCKVDHAPRLDHFFCLFFQQLIQPSRLRDGSSAPATDVSGTLFLDGLPAVRWLTLPPEIKIEVDTVLSDFESSDFGEMSEDFFGLRRLYVVLGSCLFYKSYLIANHLPKEDLLDVCLYCQHYCLLPLASEQRVGQLVIWREVFPQQRANDSSSTAPGYSQPLGRHFLLIVGLRHFMQCVLLEAGGCASPALGSPGPDCVYVDQVKATLLQLEMLEAGIEERLNTPPAPCLSCADWFLPAATARDRLDSLASSSPIFSKLAGAVKGSSSGPRGRSRFGEKSRRSSFHRSLSDSGSEGHVDAGSGSGLSVGAGFSPHSTPDSARKLGGRQDLFGSDGSGGSGALFKITRMKHPNPFHLGTLRKTLTERETEEMYNTMKLTSGAENTLFHYIMMETVQGIFIAPTHREVAQLSGSIHPQLIRNFHHCCLSIRAAFQQNLPARARRPADRPQGGGWGLGPVKEHGVLFQCKPENWTDQKKPAPTMTYWVIGRMLLEPVPQEFYVCFHDSVAEVPVEMAFRLSFGLAL